In Parabacteroides timonensis, the following proteins share a genomic window:
- a CDS encoding DUF3575 domain-containing protein produces the protein MKKNIFFFFLLFNLQAFSQKIAIKNNLIYDVLLTPNLSLEFSLGEKWTLDTQVGMNFFFYENDATVDGYKTRKWSHWLVQPEMRYWTCERFNGCFLGLHAHGGQMNVGGINIPFILQNKHKEMKAYRYEGYFYGGGISAGYHWILSNRFSLEVALGIGYAHVRYDKFKCTACGQRTGNGGADYFGPTRASFSIIYILK, from the coding sequence ATGAAAAAAAACATTTTTTTCTTCTTCCTATTATTCAATTTGCAGGCTTTCTCTCAAAAGATTGCGATAAAGAATAATCTCATATATGATGTGCTGTTGACTCCCAACCTCTCGCTGGAGTTTTCTCTGGGGGAAAAATGGACCTTGGATACCCAGGTGGGTATGAATTTTTTCTTCTATGAGAACGATGCCACTGTCGACGGATACAAGACAAGGAAATGGAGCCATTGGCTTGTGCAACCCGAGATGCGATATTGGACTTGCGAGAGGTTTAACGGTTGTTTTTTGGGACTGCATGCGCATGGAGGCCAGATGAATGTCGGTGGGATAAACATCCCTTTTATTCTCCAAAACAAGCATAAAGAGATGAAAGCGTATCGTTATGAGGGCTATTTCTATGGTGGTGGAATCAGTGCTGGTTATCATTGGATTTTATCCAACAGGTTCAGCCTTGAAGTCGCCTTGGGGATAGGATATGCGCATGTGAGATATGACAAGTTCAAATGTACGGCTTGCGGACAAAGGACAGGGAATGGAGGAGCCGATTACTTCGGTCCGACAAGAGCCTCTTTCTCCATTATTTATATACTTAAATGA
- a CDS encoding MgtC/SapB family protein, with the protein MNITMEWTVRLFTALLLGGIIGIEREYRSKDAGFRTHFLVALGSALFCIVSQYGFGTDLKDSSRVAAQVVSGIGFLGAGTIIFQKNIVRGLTTAAGLWVTAAIGLACGTGMYVITSVTTVMVLMGLEILNALIPQIGTTTVSLTFTAVSKESVREVIDRIKNDCLELYSYELKDRRTSQGEIFEVRLEIKVKRGNHNERLIEYMGEFDDVTIASIE; encoded by the coding sequence ATGAACATCACGATGGAATGGACGGTCAGGCTTTTTACTGCACTTCTTTTAGGCGGGATCATCGGTATCGAAAGGGAATACCGTTCCAAAGATGCCGGATTCCGTACCCACTTTCTCGTAGCTTTAGGGAGCGCTTTGTTCTGTATAGTGTCTCAATACGGATTCGGGACAGACTTGAAGGATTCCTCGCGTGTGGCGGCACAGGTTGTTTCCGGCATAGGTTTTTTGGGCGCTGGTACTATCATATTTCAAAAAAACATTGTACGTGGGCTTACCACCGCTGCTGGACTTTGGGTGACGGCAGCCATCGGTCTGGCTTGCGGTACTGGAATGTATGTCATCACCTCGGTTACTACCGTGATGGTGCTGATGGGACTTGAAATCCTTAATGCTTTGATCCCGCAAATCGGAACGACCACCGTTTCCCTTACATTCACAGCCGTCTCGAAAGAGAGTGTTAGGGAAGTGATCGACCGTATAAAGAACGACTGCTTGGAGCTGTACTCCTATGAATTGAAAGACCGGCGTACCTCGCAGGGGGAAATATTCGAGGTACGGCTGGAAATCAAGGTAAAACGTGGGAACCATAACGAACGGCTTATAGAATATATGGGTGAATTTGATGATGTCACCATCGCAAGTATAGAATAA
- a CDS encoding glycine betaine ABC transporter substrate-binding protein has protein sequence MRNRTILFTVLLAVTIFFSCGNRSDKKIRIAYANWAEGIAVTYLAKEILSEQGYRTELLNADIAPIFTSLARGKTDVFMDSWMPVTHADYFRKYDGQLEILGQIYDSARIGLVVPEYVPIHTIEELGSHTGQFSGEIVGIDAGTGIMKCTEKAIPEYGLDYRLMISSGPAMTALLKKAIDNKEWIVVTGWTPHWMFDRFRLRVLEDSKNIYGKAEQIYSIARKGFREQHPFAAALLENIHLSDVEISSLMRTIEETYGTETKAVRRWMDEHRDLINSWIPDKEEYSR, from the coding sequence ATGAGAAACAGAACGATACTTTTCACGGTCCTGCTGGCCGTCACGATATTTTTTTCATGTGGTAACAGATCTGACAAGAAAATTCGTATCGCTTATGCGAACTGGGCGGAAGGGATAGCGGTCACCTATCTGGCCAAGGAGATCCTCTCGGAGCAGGGATATAGGACCGAACTTTTGAATGCGGACATCGCTCCCATATTCACTTCGCTGGCAAGAGGCAAGACTGACGTGTTCATGGACAGCTGGATGCCGGTGACCCATGCCGATTATTTTCGAAAATACGATGGCCAACTGGAAATCCTCGGGCAGATATACGACAGTGCCCGCATTGGGCTTGTGGTACCCGAATATGTCCCGATCCATACCATAGAGGAACTGGGTAGCCATACCGGACAGTTTTCCGGAGAGATCGTGGGGATCGATGCCGGTACCGGTATCATGAAATGCACGGAGAAAGCCATTCCCGAATACGGTCTGGATTACAGGCTCATGATCTCCAGCGGTCCCGCCATGACGGCTTTGCTGAAAAAGGCTATTGACAATAAGGAATGGATTGTCGTTACAGGATGGACCCCACACTGGATGTTTGACCGTTTCCGTTTGAGAGTGCTGGAAGATTCGAAGAATATTTATGGGAAAGCCGAGCAAATCTATTCCATTGCCAGGAAAGGATTTCGAGAGCAACATCCGTTTGCTGCCGCCCTTTTGGAAAATATCCATCTGTCGGATGTTGAAATCAGTTCTTTGATGCGGACAATAGAGGAAACCTATGGAACCGAGACAAAAGCCGTACGTCGGTGGATGGACGAGCATAGGGATTTGATAAATAGCTGGATTCCGGACAAGGAGGAATACAGTCGATGA
- a CDS encoding ABC transporter permease encodes MIKIGEYIEMAVEWLTEHGTSFFDLLSLEVEGVIDGILCVLLGIPFYITIAILTFLALYKSGRGTGIFTLLGLLLIYGMGFWEETMQTLALVLSSTGMALLLGIPLGIWMAGSGHCNKVLQPALDCMQTMPAFVYLIPAVLFFGLGTVPGAFATIIFALPPVARLTALGIRQVPKNVVEAARSFGATPGQLLLKVELPLALPTILAGVNQTIMMSLSMVVVAAMISAGGLGEVVLKGITQMKIGMGFEGGIAVVILAIVLDRITQGMARKKQKE; translated from the coding sequence ATGATAAAGATAGGAGAATATATAGAAATGGCCGTGGAATGGCTGACCGAGCACGGCACATCGTTTTTTGACCTGCTGAGCCTGGAGGTGGAAGGCGTTATCGACGGGATACTGTGCGTCCTGCTCGGGATACCTTTTTACATAACCATCGCGATACTCACTTTCCTTGCATTATACAAGAGTGGTAGGGGGACAGGGATTTTCACCCTCCTGGGGCTGTTGCTCATTTACGGGATGGGATTCTGGGAGGAGACTATGCAGACCCTGGCCCTGGTACTCTCCTCCACCGGCATGGCACTACTGCTGGGAATCCCTCTGGGGATCTGGATGGCGGGCAGCGGGCATTGCAACAAGGTCTTACAGCCTGCGCTTGACTGCATGCAGACCATGCCGGCCTTTGTCTATCTGATACCGGCAGTGCTCTTTTTCGGGCTGGGAACGGTACCGGGAGCCTTTGCTACGATCATTTTTGCTCTGCCTCCGGTGGCGAGGCTCACCGCACTAGGTATCCGGCAGGTGCCGAAGAACGTGGTGGAAGCCGCCCGTTCTTTCGGGGCTACCCCTGGCCAGCTTCTGCTCAAGGTGGAGCTGCCATTGGCATTGCCTACCATTCTCGCTGGTGTCAATCAGACTATAATGATGTCGCTCTCCATGGTGGTGGTGGCTGCCATGATCTCAGCCGGAGGCTTGGGAGAAGTAGTCTTGAAAGGCATCACCCAAATGAAGATAGGCATGGGATTCGAAGGGGGGATTGCTGTCGTGATACTGGCGATTGTGCTTGACCGGATCACGCAGGGAATGGCTCGGAAAAAACAAAAGGAATGA
- a CDS encoding quaternary amine ABC transporter ATP-binding protein, which produces MDKNKIEIKDLYLIFGSERNKAFKMLKKGNSKSEILKETGCTVAVNNVSLSVREGEIFVIMGLSGSGKSSLLRCINRLNRPVSGEILINGEEITGVPEERLRSLRRRELAMVFQHFGLMPHYTVLQNIAFGLELQGVEKQEREQKAAESMHLVGLDGYADLMVNELSGGMQQRVGLARALANDPDVLLMDEAFSALDPLIRVQMQDELLALQSKMKKTIVFITHDLEEAVKLGDRIAIMRDGEIQQIGTSEEILTDPANKYVRCFVENVDRGRIVTAAAIMVDKPMVARLGKEGPEVLIRKMRERKITVLPVVDPDGILVGEVHLKELLQLRRERILNIDSIIRKEVHSILGDTVVEDILPLMTKTNSPIWVVNEKREFEGMVPLSSLIIEVTGKDKKEINEIIQNAIEL; this is translated from the coding sequence ATGGATAAAAATAAAATTGAGATCAAGGATTTGTATTTGATTTTCGGTTCTGAAAGGAATAAGGCTTTCAAGATGCTGAAAAAAGGAAATAGTAAAAGTGAGATCCTGAAAGAGACCGGATGTACGGTCGCCGTGAACAACGTGAGCCTCTCTGTCCGGGAGGGTGAGATATTCGTGATCATGGGACTTTCGGGAAGCGGCAAGTCAAGTCTGCTCAGGTGTATCAACCGGTTGAACAGGCCCGTTTCCGGTGAGATACTGATTAACGGGGAGGAGATCACCGGAGTACCGGAAGAACGGTTGCGTTCCCTGCGTCGGAGAGAGCTGGCGATGGTTTTCCAGCATTTCGGGCTGATGCCCCATTATACCGTATTGCAGAATATCGCTTTCGGACTCGAGTTGCAAGGTGTGGAAAAGCAGGAACGTGAACAAAAAGCAGCAGAAAGCATGCACCTGGTCGGGCTGGACGGATATGCTGACTTGATGGTCAATGAGTTGTCCGGAGGCATGCAACAACGGGTGGGACTGGCACGCGCCCTTGCGAATGATCCGGATGTTTTGTTGATGGACGAAGCCTTCTCCGCGTTGGATCCTCTGATACGGGTACAGATGCAGGACGAGTTACTAGCCTTACAGTCGAAGATGAAGAAGACCATCGTATTTATCACGCATGACCTGGAGGAAGCCGTCAAGCTTGGTGACCGTATCGCCATCATGCGTGATGGGGAGATACAGCAAATCGGTACCTCTGAGGAGATCCTGACCGATCCCGCTAATAAGTACGTCAGGTGTTTTGTGGAGAATGTGGACCGCGGCAGGATTGTCACTGCCGCCGCCATCATGGTGGATAAGCCTATGGTGGCAAGGCTGGGGAAAGAGGGGCCGGAGGTTCTGATCCGGAAGATGAGAGAACGTAAAATAACCGTGTTGCCTGTAGTGGACCCGGATGGCATACTGGTAGGCGAGGTCCATTTAAAGGAACTTCTCCAATTAAGGAGGGAGCGTATCTTGAACATAGACTCTATCATAAGGAAAGAGGTACACTCCATATTGGGTGATACCGTGGTAGAGGACATACTCCCCCTGATGACGAAGACCAACTCGCCCATCTGGGTGGTCAACGAGAAACGGGAGTTCGAGGGGATGGTACCGCTCTCGTCGCTCATTATCGAGGTGACGGGAAAAGACAAGAAAGAAATCAATGAAATCATTCAAAACGCAATAGAATTATGA